One window of the Pyxicephalus adspersus chromosome 5, UCB_Pads_2.0, whole genome shotgun sequence genome contains the following:
- the GOLGA4 gene encoding golgin subfamily A member 4 isoform X1 has protein sequence MFKKLKQKISEEQSPLRSTASPQQQGHPRSTPSGNRSRASSVTDQQDDSTATPDKESISKAPDSINGNDPASNQKSEGQSFAQKLQLRVPSMESLFRSPMKETLFRSSSKESLVRTASRESLNRIESDSAGPTFDPSSDIESETEDSSNSLEGLSKEQLFQRLRRMEKSLGNYRGKYSELVTAFRTVQRDKEKLQSILSQSQDKALRRIGELREELQMDQQAKKHLQEEFDASLEEKDQLISVLQTQVTLLKQRLGKVQGDPEPATIQSEPENQGPILEGEADNSVAADGSDDSAKTLDALQVRVKRQENLLQRCKEMIRSHKERSTQLTSEKEALQNQLDERLQELEKIKELHTSEKTKLITQLSDAKNLVEQLEQDKGMVIAETKRQMHETLMMKEEEVSQLRARVKQLTTRCDLLQEEKEKSEKAAFEQLEKAVAATQNTEEAQKMGKQQMEEQIKAIEKASEEERVNLQKELSRVKQEVVDIMKKTCDVRITELEKSHAELLQQKEQEHKESLRLLEEGYQEKLKEAVVKTREGHLFSLHEKEQQAILALEEMELQKKAIQTQTENQLQEMQQELEECRTRILELESLLAKASQDSDSKTEELATRIECETNKHNEEISTLIEEHKKELELRNKEYEKLLKERLESLKQEHSASILEIKEQFQHERDVLIKEKERMFQSHIEEMNEKTLEKLDVKQTELEALSSELSEALKLRQEIEQKLLACQNQMDRMKQDYEAQLDELQKQHQVHIGTIEKETQILTQGVEKDLKEEINGLKLLLHGKQKELENIQTEKQQLGETLEKARAECKDVSSQLDDLKCSHLKKVQEETEAFNARLAELQKKLEVVTQENVQLKDLVEEKESKCNNLTVGLESFREQVQNLSLQIQEQSVKMNDQINTLTLQSETKINEYKCQIEELNRIISQKENENLKLKETHDQVILEMNQNVSSKEKKIASLQEEHQTKTKTQNNKIDKMKQRIKEIQEASKKKYAELETKMREELEKKQIELNIKEKQFNEKMLEMAQASSKGINETMSQLEQNHKEQIQRINETHQRMMGETIQEWEKKLGQHAEELKEKHEVELQEKEQEVAEIKQQLTNLVKEKEEAEKQIYDLKEDKNNLDISLNELKEHLNRASDQLLVLTKSENNLKSQLEILQNKYTTLVDEKVLLEEQVNSLKNAVEEDKSKNDELLGKLQEAEGKCQSLQVCHGKETAKLAKETADKLLEKESRYNHLLLEQKKKFESHCKEIVLQLESLLAELAYKYNDQMSRLISRITHCEKGIFKVQGTVSKHVTKIRDLENQLEQINKAFSSVNLSLAQTTQNLQEKENVILVMKDELNALNLEKELLQKEGGNQQKVADEKESCITELRKELSENINTVTSLTASLKERDGEVNELKLKLENSVDLEEKEKAIAFISLQHKENQQHLQNQIQDLTSKNEELGKQKTLCSEEADTWRKKFEDWKKKAEVKFTQNHQTIKELQEKIETSNKQILEKEDQIRKVTGDLSHYQAKNAEEQGKRETEFTSRIESQNSKIQEMSEEIAKLTNEKACLLQEIDRQLHHQSMEKKELALQLEHIQTVASEKDNHSIEAQQRVMKLQGEMSTMKEDFNKKQSEWELLKAELTESKEKALKALEEHLTSESTKKIAELKKKAEQKIASIKKQLTSQLEEKEKSNQDLEIQLQKLREQFQKDCQQVKVGWHQEKEEHEKRYSLLLEQLDSNKNELGHVKEEIALKEQRVKDLEDTLENVQIKLNETERSLKERESSVVNDMEAEKLKLEQLSSKHQEALLSLQEQLTAKDTELKACIDKLEEKTRSFEELQVLFDEIQSQENTLKIKLQGAESDVQKFRKEVTKMQKDMRTLRKEHNQELDLLKKELFEETEQKIKHEQEDLELKHNSTLKQLMREFNTQMAQKERELETAVQETISKAQEVEAELMQSHQIETTQLYKKIAEKEDDLKRTVKKYEELLEAREEEMTGKVTELQEKLEQLQEELTKRQEEVAQESEKPHFEELQAQLAKKATLLNEAKLSMQELKEKNIVLEDQIKKYSRGVFVTPLGTPYKDENHRHTDINVFGEPTEFEYLRKVMFEYMMGRETKTMAKVITTVLKFPADQAQKILEREDARPVFTSPRSGIF, from the exons gagCTACAAATGGACCAACAGGCCAAGAAACATTTACAGGAAGAATTTGATGCATCTCTGGAAGAAAAAGACCAGCTTATTAGTGTGTTACAGACTCAG GTAACTTTGCTGAAACAGAGGCTTGGAAAAGTGCAAGGAGATCCAGAGCCAGCAACTATTCAGTCAGAGCCAGAAAATCAAGGACCTATCCTAGAAGGGGAGGCAGACAACAGTGTAGCAGCTG ATGGAAGTGATGATTCTGCAAAAACTTTAGACGCTCTACAAGTAAGAGTGAAACGGCAGGAAAACCTATTGCAGAGGTGTAAGGAAATGATTCGATCACATAAGGAACGGTCTACTCAGCTTACCAGTGAAAAGGAAGCCCTTCAAAACCAGCTAGATGAAAGGCTTCAGGAGCTTGAAAAGATTAAG GAACTTCACACTAGTGAAAAGACCAAGCTGATTACTCAGCTGAGCGATGCCAAGAATTTGGTTGAGCAACTGGAGCAAGATAAG GGAATGGTCATTGCAGAGACAAAAAGACAGATGCATGAAACACTAATGATGAAGGAAGAGGAAGTTTCCCAGCTTCGAGCAAGAGTCAAACAGTTAACTACAAGATGTGATCTCCttcaggaggaaaaagaaaaatctgaaaaagctg cttTTGAGCAACTGGAAAAGGCTGTAGCTGCCACACAAAATACAGAAGAGGCTCAGAAAATGGGCAAGCAGCAAATGGAAGAACAGATTAAAGCCATTGAAAAAGCTAGTGAAGAAGAAAGAGTGAATCTTCAAAAAGAACTCAGCCGTGTCAAGCAAGAGGTTGTGGACATTATGAAG aaaaCCTGTGATGTGCGTATTACTGAGCTGGAAAAATCTCATGCAGAACTTCTGCAGCAAAAAGAACAGGAACACAAGGAAAGCCTAAGATTACTGGAAGAGGGGTAccaagaaaaattaaaagaagcTGTT GTTAAGACTAGGGAAGGACATTTATTTTCTCTTCATGAAAAGGAACAGCAGGCTATACTTGCTTTAGAAGAGATGGAGCTTCAGAAGAAAGCCATTCAGACTCAGACAGAAAACCAGCTTCAAGAAATGCAGCAAGAGCTTGAGGAATGCAGAACA AGAATACTTGAACTAGAAAGTTTACTTGCAAAAGCTTCACAGGACAGTGACAGCAAGACAGAGGAATTGGCCACTCGAATAGAATGTGAAACAAACAAGCACAATGAAGAGATTAGTACACTTATAGAGGAACACAAAAAGGAACTTGAACTGCGCaataaagaatatgaaaagtTATTAAAGGAGAGGCTTGAAAGTCTTAAACAAGAACATAGCGCAAGCATTCTTGAGATAAAAGAGCAGTTTCAGCATGAACGTGATGTACTGATTAAAGAGAAAGAACGAATGTTTCAGTCTCATATCGAAGAAATGAATGAAAAGACCTTGGAGAAACTAGATGTAAAGCAGACAGAGCTCGAAGCCCTATCATCTGAGCTGTCCGAAGCTTTAAAACTTCGTCAGGAGATAGAACAGAAGCTTTTGGCATGTCAGAATCAGATGGACAGGATGAAACAGGATTATGAAGCTCAGCTGGATGAGCTGCAGAAGCAGCATCAGGTTCATATTGGTACAATTGAAAAGGAAACACAAATTCTTACTCAAGGTGTAGAAAAGgatttaaaagaagaaattaatGGCCTTAAACTTTTGCTTCACGGTAAGCAGAAAGAACTGGAAAATATTCAAACAGAAAAGCAGCAACTTGGTGAAACTCTTGAAAAAGCTAGAGCTGAATGTAAGGATGTCTCCTCTCAATTAGATGACTTAAAGTGCTCACATCTGAAAAAGGTGCAGGAAGAGACTGAAGCTTTTAATGCTCGGTTAGCAGAACTGCAAAAGAAATTAGAAGTTGTAACTCAAGAAAATGTTCAACTTAAAGATTTGGTAGAAGAAAAAGAATCAAAATGTAATAACTTGACTGTAGGGTTGGAATCCTTTAGAGAGCAGGTGCAAAACCTTTCTTTACAAATTCAGGAGCAAAGTGTAAAAATGAATGACCAAATTAATACTCTAACACTGCAGTCTGAGACAAAAATAAACGAGTACAAGTGTCAGATAGAAGAACTAAACAGAATTATTTCTCAAAAGGAGAATGAAAACTTAAAGCTGAAAGAAACACATGATCAAGTAATTTTAGAAATGAACCAAAATGTGTcttccaaagaaaagaaaatagcatCTTTACAAGAAGAACACCAAACAAAAACCAAAACTCAAAATAATAAGATTGACAAAATGAAGCAAAGAATTAAAGAAATTCAAGAAGCCTCTAAGAAGAAATATGCAGAGCTGGAAACTAAGATGAGAGAGGAGcttgaaaagaaacaaattgaactcaatattaaagaaaagcagTTTAATGAGAAAATGCTTGAAATGGCACAAGCCAGCTCAAAAGGAATCAATGAAACAATGTCTCAGTTGGAGCAGAACCATAAGGAGCAAATACAACGTATCAATGAGACTCACCAGCGAATGATGGGGGAGACCATTCAGGAATGGGAAAAGAAGCTTGGCCAGCATGCAGaagaactaaaagaaaaacatgaagtTGAGCTTCAGGAAAAAGAACAAGAGGTAGCAGAAATTAAACAGCAACTTACAAATTTAGTCAAAGAAAAGGAAGAAGccgaaaaacaaatatatgatctcaaagaagataaaaataatcTGGACATCTCCTTAAATGAATTAAAAGAACATCTAAATCGGGCATCTGATCAGCTTTTGGTTTTAACGAAAAGTGAAAATAACTTAAAATCACAGCTCgaaatactgcaaaataaatatactacCTTGGTGGATGAAAAGGTGTTGCTTGAAGAGCAGGTGAATTCACTTAAAAATGCAGTAGAAgaggataaaagtaaaaatgatgaaCTGCTTGGAAAACTGCAAGAAGCTGAAGGAAAATGTCAGTCACTTCAGGTTTGTCATGGAAAAGAAACTGCTAAACTGGCAAAAGAAACAGCAGATaaacttttagaaaaagaatctcggtACAATCATCTGTTACTTGAACAGAAAAAGAAGTTTGAATCACACTGCAAAGAGATTGTTTTGCAGTTGGAATCCTTATTAGCAGAACTTGCTTATAAATATAATGATCAGATGAGCAGATTGATTTCAAGGATTACACATTGTGAAAAAGGAATATTTAAAGTGCAAGGAACTGTGTCAAAGCATGTGACTAAGATTCGTGACTTGGAGAATCAGCTTgagcaaataaataaagcattttcttCTGTAAACCTTTCTCTGGCGCAGACTACCCAAAatttacaggaaaaagaaaatgtaatattggtTATGAAGGATGAATTGAATGCTCTTAATTTGGAGAAAGAATTATTACAAAAAGAAGGAGGAAACCAACAGAAAGTTGCTGATGAAAAAGAATCCTGCATCACAGAGCTAAGAAAAGAACTTTCAGAAAACATTAACACAGTTACATCTTTGACTGCTTCATTAAAAGAAAGAGATGGAGAGGTCAATGAACTGAAGCTGAAACTTGAGAACAGTGTTGAtttagaagaaaaagagaaagctaTAGCATTCATCAGTTTGCAGCATAAAGAGAACCAGCAGCACCTTCAGAATCAGATCCAAGATTTAACATCTAAGAATGAGGAATTAGGTAAACAAAAAACTCTTTGTTCAGAAGAAGCAGATACATGGAGAAAAAAGTTTGAAGATTGGAAGAAAAAGGCGGAAGTTAAGTTTACACAAAACCATCAAACAATTAAAGAACTACAAGAAAAGATTGAAACAAGCAACaagcaaatattagaaaaagaagaTCAGATACGCAAGGTCACTGGAGACTTAAGTCATTATCAGGCCAAAAATGCAGAAGAACAAGGCAAAAGGGAGACAGAATTTACCTCTAGGATAGAGAGCCAGAATTCAAAAATTCAGGAAATGAGTGAAGAGATTGCTAAATTAACAAATGAAAAAGCATGTTTATTACAAGAAATAGATAGACAGCTTCATCACCAAAGTATGGAGAAGAAAGAATTGGCATTGCAGCTTGAACATATCCAAACTGTTGCTTCAGAAAAAGACAACCACTCCATAGAAGCTCAACAACGAGTAATGAAACTACAGGGGGAAATGTCCACCATGAAAGAAGATTTCAACAAGAAACAGTCTGAGTGGGAAttgttaaaagcagaactaacagaaagtaaagagaaagcACTAAAAGCACTTGAGGAACATTTGACTTCTGAAAGTACTAAAAAGatagcagaattaaaaaaaaaagcagagcagaAAATTGCTTCAATCAAGAAGCAGCTAACATCTCAgttagaagagaaagaaaaatctaATCAAGATCTGGAAATTCAGCTCCAAAAGCTAAGGGAACAGTTTCAGAAAGATTGCCAACAAGTTAAAGTAGGGTGGCatcaagaaaaagaagaacatgAAAAACGATATTCATTGCTGTTAGAGCAACTCGATAGCAACAAAAATGAATTAGGACATGTTAAAGAAGAGATCGCCTTAAAGGAACAGAGAGTAAAAGATCTGGAAGACACTCTTGAGAATGTCCAGATAAAGCTTAATGAAACTGAGCGGAGTCTTAAAGAGAGAGAATCCTCTGTCGTAAATGACATGGAAGCAGAAAAACTAAAACTAGAGCAGTTGTCTTCCAAACATCAGGAAGCTTTACTTTCTTTGCAGGAACAGTTAACTGCCAAAGATACAGAGCTAAAAGCTTGCATTGACAAATTGGAGGAGAAAACAAGGTCATTTGAAGAGTTACAAGTGCTCTTTGATGAAATTCAATCGCAGGAAAATACATTAAAGATAAAGCTTCAAGGAGCTGAAAGTGACGTGCAGAAATTCCGAAAGGAAGTAACCAAAATGCAGAAAGACATGCGCACTTTACGAAAGGAACATAATCAAGAGTTAGATTTGCTAAAGAAAGAGCTGTTCGAAGAAACTGAGCAAAAGATAAA ACATGAGCAAGAAGATCTAGAATTAAAGCacaattccactttaaaacagtTAATGAGGGAGTTCAATACACAGATGGCACAGAAAGAACGTGAGCTTGAAACCGCTGTGCAGGAGACAATAA gtaaagcacaggaggtTGAGGCAGAGTTAATGCAGTCTCATCAAATAGAAACAacacagctttataaaaaaattgcagagaAAGAAGACGACTTGAAGAGAACGGTTAAAAAGTATGAAGAACTCTTGGAG GCGAGAGAAGAAGAAATGACAGGAAAAGTAACAGAACTACAGGAAAAGCTGGAGCAATTGCAGGAAGAGTTAACAAAAAGGCAGGAGGAAGTGGCTCAGGAGTCAGAG aaacCTCATTTCGAGGAGCTTCAG gCTCAGCTGGCAAAGAAAGCCACGCTGCTTAATGAAGCAAAACTGAGCATGCAAGAGCTAAAAGAAAAG AATATTGTTTTGGAAGACCAAATAAAGAAGTACTCACGTGGTGTTTTTGTTACTCCTCTTGGTACTccttacaaag ATGAAAATCATCGACATACCGACATCAATGTTTTTGGGGAGCCTACTGAATTTGAGTATTTGAGAAAAGTAATGTTTGAGTACATGATGGGGCGGGAAACAAAG ACAATGGCAAAAGTAATCACAACCGTGTTAAAGTTTCCAGCTGACCAAGCCCAGAAAATACTTGAGAGAGAAGATGCACGACCTGTG TTTACATCTCCTCGAAGTGGTATCTTCTGA